A region of Haloplanus sp. XH21 DNA encodes the following proteins:
- a CDS encoding DUF7288 family protein: MRGQAHTLEAFVAGLLVLSGIVFALQATAVTPLSASTSNQHVGNQERAMAAGVLETTDANGSLEEAIVYWNTTPDNQDRGEFYGANATDGTAYADAPPNAFGRALDDAFGERRTAFNVVVHSFGENASLTRTWMVRMGIPSSDAVTVGRQVTLFDDATFSSPEAGNISAAAANPDRRFYASDASRDGRLFNVVEVRITVWRI; this comes from the coding sequence ATGCGGGGCCAGGCACACACACTCGAGGCGTTCGTCGCGGGGCTGCTGGTGTTGAGTGGCATCGTCTTCGCGCTGCAGGCGACGGCAGTGACGCCGCTGTCGGCGAGTACCTCGAACCAGCACGTCGGCAACCAGGAGCGGGCCATGGCGGCCGGCGTACTCGAAACGACGGACGCCAACGGTAGTCTCGAGGAGGCGATCGTCTACTGGAACACGACCCCAGACAATCAGGACCGCGGCGAGTTCTACGGGGCGAACGCCACCGACGGGACGGCGTACGCCGACGCACCACCGAACGCCTTCGGGCGGGCGCTCGACGACGCGTTCGGTGAGCGACGAACCGCGTTCAACGTCGTCGTCCACTCCTTCGGCGAGAACGCGAGTCTGACCCGCACGTGGATGGTGCGGATGGGTATTCCAAGCAGCGATGCGGTCACGGTCGGCCGGCAGGTCACCCTGTTCGACGATGCGACGTTCTCGTCGCCGGAGGCAGGCAACATCTCGGCGGCGGCAGCGAACCCGGATCGCCGGTTCTACGCGTCGGATGCGTCGCGCGATGGCCGCCTGTTCAACGTCGTGGAGGTGCGCATCACCGTATGGCGGATCTGA
- a CDS encoding ribonuclease P protein component 4, with the protein MGIAAERIDRLEALAREAVGNDNEDRARRYVRLARRIAERNRLTLPRSFRRFTCDACDTYLVPGKNARVRLQNGHVVVRCDCGATARYPYD; encoded by the coding sequence ATGGGCATCGCCGCGGAGCGCATCGACCGACTGGAAGCGCTCGCCCGGGAGGCGGTCGGAAACGACAACGAGGACCGCGCCCGGCGATACGTCCGGTTGGCGCGCCGCATCGCCGAGCGCAACCGCCTCACGCTCCCGCGCTCCTTCCGGCGGTTCACCTGCGACGCCTGTGACACCTATCTCGTCCCCGGAAAGAACGCCCGCGTCCGCCTGCAGAACGGGCACGTCGTCGTCCGGTGTGACTGTGGCGCGACCGCGCGTTATCCGTACGACTGA
- a CDS encoding cupredoxin domain-containing protein: MTFSRRTIVAAAAGLVGSLAGCSGGSGSTGDDTATATPTETATETATPTPSGPPEDAPVQSVTVENKTFIPMVAEVDPGTVVEWTYEGIGSHSVTSLSPSSSESGRQAWHPDIASDWEMNQDISSEPISHYFPEEGVYEYKCRYDYGHIGGCAAVVVGDQDYDQEMLPCEPQ; the protein is encoded by the coding sequence ATGACATTTAGTCGCAGGACGATCGTTGCGGCCGCTGCTGGACTCGTTGGCTCACTCGCGGGCTGTTCGGGCGGTTCCGGAAGTACTGGCGACGACACGGCGACGGCGACGCCGACGGAGACGGCGACGGAAACGGCGACGCCGACTCCCTCGGGACCGCCCGAGGACGCTCCGGTTCAGTCCGTCACCGTCGAGAACAAGACGTTCATCCCGATGGTCGCGGAGGTCGACCCCGGGACCGTCGTCGAGTGGACCTACGAGGGCATCGGCTCTCACAGCGTCACGTCGCTGTCGCCGTCGAGTTCGGAAAGCGGTCGCCAGGCGTGGCACCCCGATATCGCCTCCGATTGGGAAATGAACCAGGACATCAGCAGCGAGCCAATCAGCCACTACTTCCCCGAGGAGGGTGTCTACGAGTACAAGTGTAGATACGACTACGGCCACATCGGCGGGTGTGCGGCCGTCGTCGTCGGGGACCAGGACTACGACCAGGAGATGCTGCCCTGCGAACCGCAGTAG
- the tatA gene encoding twin-arginine translocase TatA/TatE family subunit yields the protein MYDPIVPLFPGLPGGPELLIVLFVLVLLFGANKIPKLARSTGQAMGEFRRGREEIEEELQEGSEEAETESTTDTSATTDSSTTSADETTDTEKSS from the coding sequence ATGTACGACCCAATCGTCCCACTGTTCCCCGGGTTGCCCGGCGGGCCGGAGTTGCTCATCGTCCTCTTCGTCCTCGTCTTGCTGTTCGGGGCGAACAAGATCCCCAAACTGGCCCGCTCGACGGGTCAGGCGATGGGCGAGTTCCGCCGCGGCCGCGAGGAAATCGAGGAGGAACTGCAAGAGGGGAGCGAGGAAGCGGAGACGGAGTCGACGACCGACACGTCCGCAACGACCGACTCGTCGACCACGTCGGCCGACGAGACCACCGACACCGAAAAGAGCAGCTGA
- a CDS encoding HD domain-containing protein translates to MSSDGGDSDDSDSGRPYDPNAAHSFPDEKLNRILPTIVDDPEVKTYLDAQNVNAVMRKGYNDHGPKHIEIVRNRALRLYELLKRAGVPFNGASEQGLEEADEPVIVALAATLHDIGHVVHRDQHAYYSIPLAADLLDRILAEFYDRSEAVRMKAETLHAILCHHTEEDPLTREAGVIRVADALDMERGRSRIPYEKGGRGINTLSSQAIRNVTLREGEDKPVLVEIEMVNAAGVYQVDNLLKAKLRDSMLEDYIRIVAINTKEESELVERIEL, encoded by the coding sequence ATGAGTTCCGACGGCGGCGACAGCGACGACAGTGACAGCGGCCGGCCGTACGATCCAAACGCGGCACACTCGTTCCCCGACGAGAAACTGAACCGGATCCTCCCGACCATCGTCGACGATCCGGAGGTGAAGACGTATCTGGACGCCCAGAACGTCAACGCCGTCATGCGGAAGGGGTACAACGACCACGGGCCGAAACACATCGAAATCGTCCGGAACCGCGCGCTTCGGCTGTACGAACTGCTGAAACGCGCCGGGGTCCCGTTCAACGGCGCCTCCGAACAGGGTCTCGAGGAAGCCGACGAACCCGTCATCGTCGCCCTCGCGGCCACCCTGCACGACATCGGCCACGTCGTCCACCGCGACCAGCACGCCTACTACTCGATTCCGCTTGCAGCGGACCTGCTCGACCGGATCCTCGCCGAGTTCTACGACCGAAGCGAGGCCGTCCGGATGAAAGCCGAGACGCTGCACGCCATCCTCTGTCACCACACCGAGGAGGATCCCCTGACCCGCGAGGCCGGGGTCATCCGCGTCGCCGACGCCCTCGATATGGAGCGGGGGCGCTCGCGCATCCCCTACGAGAAAGGCGGCCGCGGCATCAACACGCTGTCGAGCCAGGCGATTCGAAACGTCACCCTGCGAGAGGGTGAAGACAAACCCGTGCTCGTCGAGATCGAGATGGTGAACGCGGCCGGCGTCTACCAGGTCGACAACTTGCTGAAGGCCAAGCTACGGGACTCGATGCTCGAAGATTACATCCGCATCGTCGCCATCAACACCAAAGAGGAGAGCGAACTGGTCGAACGGATCGAACTCTAG
- a CDS encoding DUF7261 family protein: protein MADLKPPSDQDRGQLILVTGFAIAVTIIALVLLLNSAIYTQNLATRGTDIGADDALAHRDTVDENLWPVIEAAANNDAEATTRAEVEANVTARLERFDVTAAQPHLARGASTDVTVTGFDDGMRLRQTDTSRQLTSDSLAPNWTLVDSTNDVRQFELNTTGGLAQTSTPKNESFRMVVNGTGGDQWRVYVYNDSTPTLAVKNGSSSINKDICSDVVTGPPRVNPVAGTVNGVDCPALSFGEGTSPPYRIGFVYGNRTTGTYDAIVNGTTVASSNFDSHPTSPYTLPVVYGVETRLSYQSAELTYRSQGKTTPAPPSGGRTFVFAKDAGATVEASDGDTLRFRIENAADERVTVEQFEVDATAINASMTLDNGTDPELSVQQTGIQDGTANRSGSFEANGTQWYDLVGDSTADGQYAIIDSGAGNVAVSVGRFSQPVGTLTVTYAESEADLTVTLVLSDGTEEVFYFDEQ, encoded by the coding sequence ATGGCGGATCTGAAGCCGCCATCGGATCAGGACCGCGGACAGCTCATCCTGGTCACGGGGTTCGCTATCGCGGTGACGATCATCGCGTTGGTGTTGCTGCTGAACTCGGCCATCTACACGCAGAACCTCGCGACGCGTGGCACCGACATCGGGGCTGACGACGCGCTGGCACACCGGGATACGGTCGACGAGAACCTCTGGCCCGTGATCGAAGCGGCCGCGAACAACGACGCCGAAGCCACTACCAGAGCCGAGGTGGAGGCAAACGTCACGGCGCGACTCGAACGGTTCGACGTCACGGCGGCACAGCCACATCTCGCGCGCGGCGCCAGTACGGACGTGACCGTGACTGGCTTCGACGACGGGATGCGCCTGCGACAGACGGACACCAGTCGGCAGCTAACGAGCGACTCGCTCGCGCCGAACTGGACACTCGTCGACAGCACGAACGACGTGCGACAGTTCGAACTGAACACGACCGGCGGGCTGGCGCAGACATCCACTCCCAAGAACGAATCGTTCCGGATGGTCGTCAACGGCACCGGCGGCGATCAGTGGCGCGTCTACGTGTACAACGACTCAACGCCCACGCTCGCCGTCAAAAACGGGAGCTCGTCGATCAACAAGGACATCTGTAGCGACGTGGTCACGGGACCGCCAAGAGTGAACCCAGTCGCGGGCACGGTAAACGGCGTTGACTGCCCAGCCCTGTCGTTCGGCGAGGGCACGTCACCGCCGTATCGGATCGGATTCGTCTACGGCAACCGGACGACAGGGACCTACGACGCCATCGTGAACGGGACGACGGTCGCCAGTAGTAACTTCGATAGCCATCCGACGTCGCCGTACACGCTACCGGTCGTCTACGGCGTCGAAACGCGGCTCTCGTATCAGTCGGCCGAGCTGACCTACCGGAGCCAAGGCAAGACGACGCCGGCGCCACCGTCCGGGGGGCGGACGTTCGTGTTCGCCAAGGACGCCGGAGCGACCGTCGAAGCAAGCGACGGCGACACGCTACGGTTCCGGATCGAAAACGCCGCCGACGAACGGGTGACCGTCGAGCAGTTCGAAGTCGACGCGACGGCGATCAACGCGAGCATGACCCTCGACAACGGGACCGATCCCGAATTGAGCGTCCAACAGACGGGCATTCAGGACGGGACGGCGAACCGGAGTGGTTCGTTCGAAGCCAACGGGACGCAGTGGTACGACCTCGTCGGGGACAGCACCGCTGACGGACAGTACGCGATCATCGATTCCGGCGCCGGCAACGTCGCGGTGAGCGTCGGGCGGTTCAGCCAGCCGGTCGGAACGCTGACGGTGACGTACGCCGAGTCGGAGGCCGATCTGACGGTCACGCTGGTGTTGAGCGACGGCACCGAGGAGGTGTTTTACTTCGATGAGCAGTGA
- a CDS encoding DUF7266 family protein, translating into MSSDEGSVRRTLVAGAADERAVSTAVSYVLTLGLTTILISGLLIAAGGTVDERQQVTTQASLEVAGQRLAANLMTADRLAETSGTTAVSVTVDLPAQVSGSTYGVAVDPGASRLVLESGSTGVSVVVGFTATTPVDATSVRGGDLRIVLDSGALEVRSA; encoded by the coding sequence ATGAGCAGTGACGAGGGTTCCGTCCGAAGGACGCTGGTCGCGGGCGCTGCCGACGAGCGCGCGGTCTCCACGGCCGTCAGTTACGTGCTCACCCTGGGGCTCACGACCATCCTCATCAGCGGTCTGCTCATCGCCGCAGGCGGGACCGTCGACGAGCGACAGCAAGTGACGACACAGGCGTCGCTCGAGGTCGCCGGGCAGCGACTCGCTGCGAACCTGATGACGGCCGACCGCCTCGCCGAAACGTCGGGGACGACGGCGGTGTCGGTCACGGTCGATCTTCCCGCCCAGGTCTCGGGAAGCACCTACGGCGTGGCGGTCGATCCGGGGGCGTCGAGACTCGTCCTCGAATCGGGGTCGACCGGTGTCTCGGTAGTCGTCGGATTCACCGCAACGACGCCGGTCGACGCGACCAGCGTTCGCGGCGGCGACCTCCGGATCGTCCTCGACAGCGGAGCACTGGAGGTACGGTCGGCATGA
- a CDS encoding DUF7289 family protein — MNRAQSETVGFVLVFALIAVSTGVVYVAGTSSLDDARTAEELNNMERAFDVLAENIGEVSRDRAPSRTTELRLGNGDIELGAPVNITVTTNVSAIPVTIHTRPIVYRLDDTEIVYTSGAVLRSDRGATAIRSEPDWVVSERQTILPLTDVDATGRAAMGGDTTVLVRARQKNPPNSRSFATNESAVNVTVTIDSPRSGAWRRLLESRGFSCDPPGVNCTFTTDELHVVWSTTSVEFSP, encoded by the coding sequence ATGAATCGGGCACAGAGCGAGACGGTCGGCTTCGTGCTCGTGTTCGCGCTGATCGCCGTCTCGACCGGGGTGGTGTACGTCGCGGGGACGTCGTCGCTCGACGACGCCCGGACCGCGGAGGAACTCAATAATATGGAACGGGCGTTCGACGTGCTGGCCGAGAACATCGGCGAGGTGTCTCGAGACAGGGCACCGAGCCGGACCACTGAACTCCGCCTCGGGAACGGCGACATCGAACTCGGAGCGCCGGTCAACATCACCGTCACGACGAACGTGTCAGCGATACCAGTGACGATACACACGCGGCCGATCGTCTACCGACTGGACGACACCGAAATCGTCTACACGTCGGGCGCGGTCCTCCGCAGTGATCGGGGCGCGACGGCGATACGCTCCGAACCGGACTGGGTGGTGTCGGAGCGACAGACCATCCTCCCGCTGACCGACGTCGACGCCACCGGGAGAGCGGCGATGGGCGGAGACACCACGGTCCTGGTCCGGGCACGGCAGAAGAACCCGCCGAACTCGCGGTCGTTCGCGACGAACGAGAGCGCAGTCAACGTGACCGTCACCATCGATTCACCGCGGTCCGGCGCGTGGCGTCGACTGCTCGAATCCCGAGGGTTCAGTTGTGACCCTCCAGGAGTCAACTGCACGTTCACGACCGATGAACTCCACGTCGTCTGGA
- a CDS encoding redoxin domain-containing protein, with the protein MVDIGDTAPDFTVPLANGDVETFTLSEHLDEAPIVLAFFPAAFTNTCTTEMCTFRDQLSNFEDIGATVYGISVDLPYTLNEFRRQNDLNFGLLSDEQRELIEAYDVAEAWEPRDIRVAQRAVFVVDSDGRVTYRWIGDNPKQEPDYEAVRQAAAEAAD; encoded by the coding sequence ATGGTCGACATCGGCGACACCGCCCCCGACTTCACCGTCCCGCTCGCGAACGGCGACGTCGAGACGTTCACGCTGTCCGAGCATCTCGACGAGGCACCGATCGTTCTCGCCTTCTTCCCGGCCGCGTTCACCAACACCTGTACGACCGAGATGTGTACGTTCCGCGATCAGCTCTCGAACTTCGAAGACATCGGCGCGACGGTGTACGGCATCAGCGTCGACCTGCCGTACACGCTCAACGAGTTCCGGCGGCAGAACGACCTGAACTTCGGCCTGCTCAGCGACGAGCAGCGAGAACTCATCGAGGCCTACGACGTGGCGGAGGCGTGGGAGCCCCGCGACATCCGCGTCGCCCAGCGTGCGGTGTTCGTCGTCGATAGCGACGGGCGGGTCACGTATCGCTGGATCGGCGACAACCCGAAGCAGGAACCGGACTACGAGGCAGTGCGCCAGGCTGCAGCCGAGGCCGCCGACTGA
- a CDS encoding YhbY family RNA-binding protein, with amino-acid sequence MDTQALRKRAHDLDVTVWVGKGGLDPVVDECDDQLKSAELVKVKFLRSAQGGTDVETLADELADRTDADVVETRGNTAVLYR; translated from the coding sequence ATGGATACCCAAGCGCTGCGCAAGCGGGCACACGACCTCGACGTGACGGTGTGGGTCGGCAAGGGGGGACTCGACCCCGTCGTCGACGAATGTGATGATCAGCTGAAAAGCGCCGAGCTGGTGAAGGTGAAGTTCCTGCGGTCGGCCCAGGGCGGCACCGACGTGGAGACGCTGGCGGACGAGTTGGCCGACCGGACCGACGCCGACGTGGTGGAAACGCGCGGAAACACCGCGGTGCTGTATCGATGA
- a CDS encoding type II secretion system F family protein codes for MSLDTGGGLDRGVDSLGDLFYPLYQWLFDDDGDFVDDVETKLEQARMATTVELYLSRALAVGVLTGLVLWLLGTFIGYSLFALGLLSPELLSTGARIPNETVVAIIEQAKVPVAIGLVGIVAGSIGFLTGFGTLVAIPYSRASTRKREINMLLSDSISFMYALSVGGLNQLEILEAMARADDTYGEVSREFQSIVQETEYFGTDYRNAIRKQAAATPSDDLSQFLTDMLSIVNSGGNMQAFLSDKKDKHMRTAKQQQEVTLDTLELFGEMYMTLSLFPLLLIIILVIMSMLGEAQSVMLYGTVYGLIPITGVMFLVLVSTVKQDEPGDGYLDPGSGEESLQSAGQDGLFHLGLIENYVGEFGIFDRIKSREGTFQTKQLLRNPHHFFRDHPLFTLALTVPAALVTIGVAAGSGAAPTTWDGMIGAPVWGTFVWVYVPLYLILIPLGVFHEWNVRSRAAITGKLSDNLRKLSSANDTGQTLLESIQTTAETSSGKLADEFDVIYAKVNYGMSLREALVEFNNKYHIPRLARTVKLISKAQEASSQITQVLTTAAQASENQDDIERERRSRTRMQVAIILMTYLTLLGVMAILKTQFLDVMAGLTEQASGGGGGSQSQFGGGLDIELMSLLFFHAVTLQAILSGVISGFIRTATLLAGVKFVVILQTIALITWLVVG; via the coding sequence GTGAGCCTCGACACCGGCGGCGGTCTGGATCGGGGCGTCGACAGCCTCGGCGACCTGTTTTACCCGCTCTACCAGTGGCTGTTCGACGACGACGGCGACTTCGTGGACGACGTGGAGACCAAACTGGAGCAGGCGCGGATGGCGACGACGGTCGAACTCTACCTGTCGCGGGCGCTCGCCGTCGGCGTCCTGACCGGCCTGGTGCTGTGGTTGCTCGGCACGTTCATCGGCTACAGCCTCTTTGCGCTCGGCCTCCTCTCACCGGAGCTGCTATCGACGGGGGCGCGCATTCCGAACGAGACGGTCGTCGCCATCATCGAGCAGGCGAAAGTCCCCGTCGCCATCGGCCTCGTAGGAATCGTGGCCGGTTCGATCGGCTTTCTCACCGGATTCGGCACGCTCGTTGCCATCCCCTACTCGCGGGCGTCGACCCGAAAGCGGGAGATCAACATGCTGCTCTCGGACTCGATTTCGTTCATGTACGCGCTGTCGGTCGGGGGGCTCAACCAGTTGGAGATTCTGGAGGCGATGGCGCGGGCCGACGACACCTACGGCGAGGTGTCCCGGGAGTTCCAGAGCATCGTTCAGGAGACGGAGTATTTCGGCACCGACTACCGAAACGCGATCCGGAAACAGGCGGCCGCCACCCCGAGCGACGACCTCTCGCAGTTCCTGACGGACATGCTCTCTATCGTCAACTCCGGGGGGAACATGCAGGCGTTCCTCTCCGATAAGAAGGACAAGCACATGCGGACCGCCAAACAGCAACAGGAGGTCACGCTCGACACCCTCGAACTGTTCGGCGAGATGTACATGACACTGTCGCTGTTCCCGCTCCTGCTCATCATCATCCTCGTCATCATGAGCATGCTGGGCGAGGCGCAGTCGGTCATGCTGTACGGGACGGTCTACGGACTCATCCCGATCACCGGCGTGATGTTCCTCGTACTGGTCTCGACGGTGAAACAGGACGAACCCGGCGACGGCTACCTGGACCCCGGGAGCGGCGAGGAGAGCCTCCAGAGCGCCGGGCAGGACGGTCTGTTCCACCTCGGGCTGATCGAGAACTACGTCGGCGAGTTCGGCATCTTCGACCGCATCAAATCCCGCGAGGGAACGTTCCAGACCAAGCAACTGCTGCGGAACCCGCACCACTTCTTCCGGGACCATCCCCTGTTCACGCTCGCACTGACCGTGCCCGCGGCGCTGGTGACTATCGGCGTCGCGGCAGGGAGTGGCGCGGCACCGACGACGTGGGATGGGATGATCGGGGCACCCGTCTGGGGGACGTTCGTCTGGGTGTACGTGCCGCTGTACCTGATACTGATTCCGCTCGGCGTCTTCCACGAGTGGAACGTTCGGTCGCGGGCGGCGATTACGGGCAAACTCTCCGACAACCTGCGGAAACTGTCGAGCGCGAACGACACGGGACAGACGCTCTTGGAGTCGATACAGACCACGGCCGAGACGTCGTCGGGGAAACTCGCCGACGAGTTCGACGTCATCTACGCCAAGGTGAACTACGGGATGAGCCTGCGGGAGGCGCTCGTGGAGTTCAACAACAAATACCACATCCCCCGGCTGGCACGGACGGTCAAGCTCATCAGCAAGGCACAGGAGGCGTCGAGTCAGATTACGCAGGTGTTGACGACGGCCGCACAGGCCAGCGAGAACCAGGACGACATCGAGCGCGAGCGGCGGTCGCGAACCCGGATGCAGGTGGCGATCATCCTGATGACGTATCTGACGCTCCTGGGCGTGATGGCCATCCTGAAGACGCAGTTCCTCGACGTGATGGCCGGGCTCACGGAACAGGCCAGCGGTGGCGGCGGGGGCAGTCAGTCACAGTTCGGCGGCGGACTCGACATCGAACTGATGTCGCTGCTGTTCTTCCACGCCGTGACGCTCCAGGCCATCCTGTCCGGCGTCATCAGTGGCTTCATCCGGACGGCCACCCTCTTGGCCGGCGTCAAGTTCGTGGTGATTCTTCAGACCATCGCGCTGATAACATGGCTGGTGGTTGGATGA
- a CDS encoding DUF7287 family protein, with protein sequence MSRAQTTLDFAIGMSVFLGVVAFAFGFIPTMFAPFETETGTNAVIADRVGDRLVGDALAEEPTNPSILNGTCTASFFAGDSPGDCRYTTADLHRATGVQSTVNLNVTVYDDSDIQTLDGVELTRGPSPSSNDVVVARRIVSLPTHLGGGATREAYRLEVKVW encoded by the coding sequence ATGAGCCGCGCGCAGACGACACTCGATTTCGCCATCGGAATGAGCGTCTTCCTCGGGGTCGTCGCCTTCGCGTTCGGCTTCATCCCGACCATGTTCGCGCCGTTCGAGACGGAGACGGGGACGAACGCAGTGATCGCCGACCGCGTCGGAGATCGGTTGGTCGGCGACGCGCTCGCCGAAGAGCCGACGAACCCATCGATCCTGAACGGAACCTGTACGGCGTCGTTTTTCGCCGGCGATAGCCCGGGCGACTGCCGGTACACCACGGCCGACCTGCACAGGGCGACCGGCGTCCAGTCGACCGTGAACCTGAACGTCACGGTCTACGACGACTCGGATATCCAGACGCTCGACGGGGTCGAACTGACTCGCGGCCCGTCGCCATCGTCGAACGATGTCGTGGTCGCACGACGCATCGTCTCACTCCCCACGCATCTCGGTGGGGGTGCGACCCGGGAAGCGTACCGACTCGAGGTCAAGGTGTGGTAA
- a CDS encoding mechanosensitive ion channel family protein encodes MSAVPLQADASGGAITRFLVNNGVPYAESVGSAIAFVIALLIVYLIGRLVVIPLIDRVMDARGLEVHARKPLRKLALAIVVFIGIAVAFGFAGYGNFLQSLATVAAAATLAIGFAMQDVIANFVAGVFIFTDKPFRIGDWIEWDGNSGIVEDISFRVTRVRTFDNELLTVPNSNLTDDVIKNPVAKKQLRLQVPFGIGYDDDIERANEIILEEAHAHPDLLDDPAPSVRLTELGDSSVVLKSRVWIDDPSRSDFVKARGEYVTAVKQRFDEEGIDIPYPNRTLSGEVEVTGITADTVSD; translated from the coding sequence ATGAGCGCGGTGCCGCTCCAGGCCGACGCCAGCGGTGGAGCCATCACACGGTTCCTCGTGAACAACGGCGTGCCGTACGCCGAGTCGGTCGGGTCGGCAATCGCGTTCGTCATCGCGTTGCTCATCGTCTACCTCATCGGACGCCTGGTAGTCATCCCGCTCATCGACCGAGTGATGGACGCCCGGGGACTGGAGGTGCACGCGCGCAAGCCGCTCCGAAAGCTCGCGCTGGCCATCGTCGTCTTCATCGGTATCGCCGTCGCCTTCGGCTTTGCCGGGTACGGCAACTTCCTGCAGTCGCTCGCGACGGTAGCGGCCGCCGCGACGCTCGCCATCGGCTTCGCGATGCAGGACGTCATCGCGAACTTCGTCGCCGGCGTGTTCATCTTCACCGACAAGCCGTTCCGCATCGGCGACTGGATCGAGTGGGACGGGAACTCCGGCATCGTCGAAGACATCAGTTTCCGCGTGACACGGGTGCGGACCTTCGACAACGAACTCCTGACCGTGCCGAACTCGAACCTCACCGACGACGTGATCAAGAACCCGGTCGCCAAGAAACAGCTTCGGCTGCAGGTCCCCTTCGGCATCGGCTACGACGACGACATCGAGCGAGCGAACGAGATCATCCTCGAGGAGGCCCACGCCCACCCCGACCTCCTCGACGACCCCGCGCCGTCGGTGCGGCTGACCGAACTCGGTGACTCGTCGGTCGTGCTCAAATCGCGCGTCTGGATCGACGACCCGAGCCGGTCCGACTTCGTCAAGGCACGCGGCGAGTACGTCACCGCGGTCAAGCAGCGGTTCGACGAGGAGGGTATCGACATCCCCTACCCGAACCGGACGCTCAGCGGCGAGGTCGAAGTCACCGGTATCACCGCCGATACCGTCTCGGACTAG
- a CDS encoding glycosyltransferase family 4 protein yields the protein MRVLNYLELEGRLDRSGIGTAAAQQRAALATTDVSVLTSPWQGGSPASAVSATLRGRGGFREYDVAHCNMIGPGTLAVARHAKRTDTPLVLHAHVTREDFAESFRGSTHLAGPLGRYLRWFYSQADLVLCPSAHTKRVLEAYPVDAPIRPITNGVDTASLAGYDSLREEYRDRFDLDGLVVFSVGNVFERKGLTTFCRLAQETDYEFAWFGPYDSGPQASETVRRWTADPPENVTFTGWVDDKRGAFAAGDIYCFPTKAENQGIAVLEAMACGKPVVLRDIPVFEEFYTHGHDCLKCSTREEFRAALDRLAADPPLRERLGANAEETAAEHSLERVGEKLVDAYAEVTSD from the coding sequence GTGCGGGTGTTGAACTACCTCGAACTCGAAGGCCGACTCGACCGGAGCGGCATCGGCACCGCCGCCGCCCAGCAACGCGCCGCGCTGGCGACGACGGACGTGTCGGTGCTCACCTCGCCCTGGCAGGGTGGGTCGCCCGCCAGTGCCGTCTCGGCCACCCTTCGTGGCCGAGGGGGGTTCCGCGAGTACGACGTCGCTCACTGCAACATGATCGGTCCCGGCACCCTCGCGGTGGCCCGGCACGCCAAGCGCACCGACACGCCGCTCGTTCTCCACGCCCACGTCACCCGCGAGGACTTCGCCGAGAGTTTCCGCGGGTCGACCCACCTCGCCGGCCCGCTCGGTCGCTATCTCCGCTGGTTCTACTCGCAGGCGGACCTCGTGCTCTGTCCGAGCGCGCACACGAAGCGGGTGCTCGAAGCCTACCCCGTCGACGCACCGATCCGTCCGATCACCAACGGCGTCGATACGGCGTCGCTCGCGGGCTACGACTCCCTCCGCGAGGAGTACCGCGACCGGTTCGACCTGGATGGCCTCGTCGTCTTCTCCGTCGGCAACGTCTTCGAACGGAAGGGTCTCACCACGTTCTGCCGACTCGCCCAAGAGACCGATTACGAGTTCGCGTGGTTCGGTCCCTACGACTCCGGCCCACAGGCCTCGGAGACGGTGCGTCGCTGGACGGCGGATCCCCCCGAGAACGTCACGTTCACCGGGTGGGTCGACGACAAGCGCGGCGCCTTCGCCGCCGGCGACATCTACTGTTTCCCGACCAAGGCCGAGAACCAGGGTATCGCCGTCCTCGAGGCGATGGCCTGCGGAAAACCCGTCGTCCTCCGCGACATCCCCGTCTTCGAGGAGTTCTACACCCACGGCCACGACTGCCTGAAATGCTCGACCCGCGAGGAGTTCCGGGCGGCGCTGGACCGTCTCGCGGCCGACCCGCCCCTCCGGGAGCGCCTGGGGGCGAACGCCGAGGAGACGGCGGCCGAACACTCCCTCGAACGCGTCGGCGAGAAACTGGTCGACGCCTACGCCGAAGTCACAAGCGATTAA